In the genome of Streptomyces sp. NBC_00190, one region contains:
- a CDS encoding RNA degradosome polyphosphate kinase: MSHKSSAGPTEVPAQHPSHTSGATGNTAAGNTAVTGAHARIGSISAHRPHVDLEPDLDADLDAYDDKDGGELPPGRFLDRERSWLAFNERVLELAEDPTTPLLERANFLAIFASNLDEFFMVRVAGLKRRIATGVATRSASGLQPREVLDLIWTRSRELMARHAACFQQDISPALAEEGVHLIRWPDLTEKEQARLFTLFRNQIFPVLTPLAVDPAHPFPYISGLSLNLAVVVRNPVSGHRHFARVKVPPLLSRFLEASPHRYVPLEDVIAAHLEELFPGMEVLAHHMFRVTRNEDLEVEEDDAENLLQALEKELMRRRFGPPVRLEVEESIDPGVLDLLVQELKVNASEVYPLPGPLDLTALFGIASLDRPELKYPKFIAGTHRDLAEVESASAPDIFAALRERDVLLHHPYDSFSTSVQAFLEQAAADPDVLAIKQTLYRTSGDSPIVDALIDAADSGKQVLVLVEIKARFDEQANIKWARKLEESGCHVVYGLVGLKTHCKLSLVVRQEGDTLRRYSHVGTGNYHPKTARLYEDLGLLTADPQVGADLSDLFNRLSGYSRRETYRRLMVAPRSLRDGLIARIDKETAHYQAGRPAYVRLKMNSIVDEALIDSLYRASQAGVPVDIWVRGICAVRPGVPGLSENIRVRSILGRFLEHSRVFAFGNGGEPEVWIGSADMMHRNLDRRIEALVRVADPAHRAALDRMLETGMSDATSSWHLGPDGEWTRHSTDAEGQPLRHVQEMLIDARRRRRGSAKP; this comes from the coding sequence ATGAGCCACAAGTCCAGCGCAGGCCCCACCGAGGTCCCCGCCCAGCACCCGTCTCACACGTCCGGCGCCACAGGCAACACGGCCGCAGGCAACACGGCCGTCACCGGCGCACACGCGCGGATAGGCTCCATCTCCGCGCACCGCCCGCACGTCGATCTCGAGCCCGATCTCGACGCCGACCTGGACGCCTACGACGACAAGGACGGCGGCGAGCTCCCGCCCGGCCGCTTCCTGGACCGCGAGCGCAGCTGGCTGGCCTTCAACGAGCGGGTGCTGGAACTCGCCGAGGATCCGACGACCCCGCTCCTGGAGCGCGCCAACTTCCTGGCGATCTTCGCGAGCAACCTCGACGAGTTCTTCATGGTCCGCGTGGCAGGCCTCAAACGGCGCATCGCGACCGGCGTCGCCACCCGTTCGGCCTCCGGCCTGCAGCCCCGCGAGGTGCTGGACCTCATCTGGACCCGCTCGCGCGAGCTCATGGCCCGCCACGCCGCCTGCTTCCAGCAGGACATCTCCCCGGCGCTGGCCGAGGAGGGCGTCCACCTCATCCGCTGGCCGGACCTCACCGAGAAGGAGCAGGCCCGCCTCTTCACGCTGTTCCGCAACCAGATCTTCCCGGTGCTGACCCCGCTGGCCGTGGACCCCGCGCACCCGTTCCCGTACATCTCCGGCCTCTCCCTGAACCTGGCCGTGGTCGTGCGCAACCCGGTCAGCGGCCACCGCCACTTCGCCCGCGTCAAGGTCCCGCCGCTCCTCTCCCGCTTCCTGGAGGCCTCCCCGCACCGGTACGTCCCGCTGGAGGACGTCATCGCCGCGCACCTGGAGGAGCTGTTCCCCGGCATGGAGGTGCTCGCGCACCACATGTTCCGGGTGACCCGCAACGAGGACCTGGAGGTCGAGGAGGACGACGCCGAGAACCTCCTCCAGGCCCTGGAGAAGGAGCTCATGCGGCGCCGCTTCGGCCCGCCCGTGCGCCTGGAAGTCGAGGAGTCCATCGACCCGGGCGTACTGGACCTCCTGGTGCAGGAGCTGAAGGTCAACGCCTCCGAGGTGTACCCGCTGCCCGGCCCGCTGGACCTGACGGCGCTCTTCGGGATCGCCTCCCTGGACCGGCCCGAGCTGAAGTACCCCAAGTTCATCGCCGGCACCCACCGGGACCTGGCCGAGGTCGAGTCCGCGTCCGCGCCGGACATCTTCGCCGCGCTGCGCGAGCGGGACGTGCTGCTGCACCACCCGTACGACTCCTTCTCCACGTCGGTGCAGGCCTTCCTGGAGCAGGCCGCGGCCGACCCGGACGTCCTCGCGATCAAGCAGACGCTGTACCGGACCTCCGGCGACTCCCCGATCGTGGACGCCCTGATCGACGCCGCCGATTCCGGCAAGCAGGTCCTCGTACTGGTCGAGATCAAGGCCCGCTTCGACGAGCAGGCCAACATCAAATGGGCCCGCAAGCTGGAGGAGTCCGGCTGCCACGTCGTCTACGGCCTGGTGGGCCTCAAAACCCACTGCAAGCTGTCGCTCGTGGTCCGCCAGGAGGGCGACACGCTGCGCCGCTACTCGCACGTGGGCACCGGCAACTACCACCCCAAGACCGCCCGGCTCTACGAGGACCTCGGCCTGCTCACCGCCGACCCGCAGGTCGGCGCGGACCTCTCCGACCTGTTCAACCGGCTGTCCGGCTACTCGCGCCGCGAGACCTACCGCCGGCTGATGGTGGCGCCGCGCTCGCTGCGCGACGGGCTGATAGCCCGGATCGACAAGGAGACCGCCCACTACCAGGCCGGCCGCCCCGCCTACGTGCGCCTGAAGATGAACTCGATCGTCGACGAGGCCCTCATCGACTCGCTGTACCGGGCCTCGCAGGCGGGCGTCCCGGTCGACATCTGGGTCCGCGGCATCTGCGCGGTGCGCCCCGGAGTCCCCGGGCTCTCGGAGAACATCCGGGTCCGCTCGATCCTCGGCCGCTTCCTGGAGCACTCCCGGGTCTTCGCCTTCGGCAACGGCGGCGAGCCCGAGGTGTGGATCGGCAGCGCCGACATGATGCACCGCAACCTCGACCGTCGTATCGAGGCACTGGTCAGGGTCGCCGACCCGGCCCACCGCGCGGCCCTGGACCGGATGCTGGAAACCGGGATGTCCGACGCCACCTCCTCCTGGCACCTGGGCCCGGACGGCGAGTGGACCCGGCACAGCACGGACGCGGAAGGCCAGCCGCTGCGGCACGTACAGGAGATGCTCATAGACGCCCGGAGGCGCCGGCGTGGCTCAGCCAAACCATGA
- the pstB gene encoding phosphate ABC transporter ATP-binding protein PstB has translation MAKRIDVSGLSAFYGAHKAIDDISMTVEPRSVTAFIGPSGCGKSTFLRTLNRMHEVTPGGRVEGKVLLDDENLYGAGVDPVAVRRTVGMVFQRPNPFPTMSIFDNVAAGLRLNGSFKKSELTDIVERSLKGANLWNEVKDRLNKPGSGLSGGQQQRLCIARAIAVEPQVLLMDEPCSALDPISTLAIEDLIGELKERFTIVIVTHNMQQAARVSDRTAFFNLSAVGQPGKLVEIDDTDRIFSNPSVQATEDYISGRFG, from the coding sequence ATGGCGAAGCGAATCGACGTCAGCGGACTGTCCGCCTTCTACGGCGCCCACAAGGCCATCGATGACATATCGATGACCGTGGAGCCCCGCTCCGTGACCGCCTTCATCGGCCCCTCCGGCTGCGGCAAGTCCACCTTCCTGCGCACCCTCAACCGCATGCACGAGGTCACCCCCGGTGGCCGCGTCGAGGGCAAGGTGCTCCTGGACGACGAGAACCTGTACGGCGCCGGCGTGGACCCGGTCGCGGTCCGCCGCACCGTCGGCATGGTCTTCCAGCGCCCGAACCCCTTCCCCACCATGTCGATCTTCGACAACGTGGCGGCGGGCCTGCGCCTGAACGGCAGCTTCAAGAAGTCCGAGCTCACGGACATCGTGGAGCGGTCCCTCAAGGGCGCCAACCTCTGGAACGAGGTCAAGGACCGTCTGAACAAGCCGGGCTCCGGCCTCTCCGGCGGCCAGCAGCAGCGTCTGTGCATCGCCCGCGCCATCGCGGTCGAGCCGCAGGTCCTGCTGATGGACGAGCCCTGCTCGGCCCTCGACCCGATCTCCACCCTCGCGATCGAGGACCTGATCGGCGAGCTCAAGGAGCGCTTCACGATCGTCATCGTGACGCACAACATGCAGCAGGCGGCCCGCGTCTCGGACCGCACCGCCTTCTTCAACCTCTCCGCGGTCGGCCAGCCCGGCAAGCTCGTCGAGATCGACGACACGGACCGGATCTTCTCGAACCCGTCCGTCCAGGCCACCGAGGACTACATCTCGGGCCGCTTCGGCTAA
- the pstS gene encoding phosphate ABC transporter substrate-binding protein PstS — protein MKLQRKNMLRASALGALVVSGALVLTACGSDDNTKTADGTTKPSAAAAGDIKCDDAKGKLLASGSSAQKNAVELWVKNYMAACSGVEVNYKSSSSGEGIVAFNQGTVGFAGSDSALKPEQVEESKKVCTGGQGIDLPMVGGPIALGFNVAGVDKLNLDAATVANIFNDKIKKWDDEAIKKLNPGVTLPSTAIQAFHRSDDSGTTENVTKYLKAAAPDAWPLEPAKKWAAQGGQAASGSAGVAAQVKQVDGAIGYFELSFASSQGIKTVDLNTGASAPVKATGENASKAIAAAKIAGTGSDLALKLDYTTKAEGAYPLVLVTYEVVCDKGNKAETLPTVKSFLNYTASDAGQKVLLENGYAPIPAEINAKVREVIKSLG, from the coding sequence GTGAAGCTTCAGCGCAAGAACATGCTTCGTGCCTCCGCCCTCGGTGCGCTTGTCGTGTCCGGCGCCCTGGTCCTCACGGCGTGCGGCTCGGACGACAACACCAAGACCGCCGACGGCACGACGAAGCCCTCCGCGGCCGCCGCGGGCGACATCAAGTGCGACGACGCCAAGGGCAAGCTCCTGGCGTCCGGCTCCTCCGCGCAGAAGAACGCGGTCGAGCTGTGGGTGAAGAACTACATGGCCGCCTGCTCCGGCGTCGAGGTGAACTACAAGTCCTCCTCCTCCGGTGAGGGCATCGTCGCTTTCAACCAGGGCACCGTCGGTTTCGCCGGCTCCGACTCGGCGCTGAAGCCGGAGCAGGTCGAGGAGTCGAAGAAGGTCTGCACCGGTGGCCAGGGCATCGACCTGCCGATGGTCGGCGGCCCCATCGCCCTCGGCTTCAACGTCGCCGGTGTGGACAAGCTGAACCTCGACGCCGCCACGGTCGCCAACATCTTCAACGACAAGATCAAGAAGTGGGACGACGAGGCGATCAAGAAGCTGAACCCGGGCGTCACGCTTCCCTCCACCGCCATCCAGGCGTTCCACCGCTCCGACGACTCGGGCACCACCGAGAACGTCACCAAGTACCTCAAGGCCGCCGCGCCCGACGCCTGGCCGCTCGAGCCCGCCAAGAAGTGGGCTGCCCAGGGTGGTCAGGCCGCCTCCGGCTCCGCCGGTGTCGCCGCCCAGGTCAAGCAGGTCGACGGTGCGATCGGCTACTTCGAGCTCTCCTTCGCCAGCTCGCAGGGCATCAAGACGGTCGACCTGAACACGGGCGCCTCCGCCCCGGTCAAGGCCACCGGTGAGAACGCCTCCAAGGCCATCGCCGCCGCCAAGATCGCCGGCACCGGCTCCGACCTGGCGCTGAAGCTCGACTACACCACCAAGGCCGAGGGTGCCTACCCGCTGGTCCTGGTGACGTACGAGGTCGTCTGCGACAAGGGCAACAAGGCCGAGACGCTCCCGACCGTCAAGTCCTTCCTGAACTACACCGCCTCGGACGCGGGCCAGAAGGTCCTCCTCGAGAACGGCTACGCGCCGATCCCGGCCGAGATCAACGCCAAGGTCCGCGAAGTCATCAAGTCGCTGGGCTAA
- a CDS encoding CHAD domain-containing protein, giving the protein MAQPNHESTACAGDVLGAYLRAQATAFLRGLRLHEESGADAAEGSDAARSLRGAARRISGSLATFRVVTESSWADGLRTELVWLSSTLADEHAYAARLDRLMDALHRLSGSSEVPAPRGSAGALTVGSARAGALLERQLTLARTRSHSATLQALGSARFHAVADAVAVLASEVPLNVVAARGRVDDVLVPLAAVAETRLSAAVTTLPPAEDTHPYNADHDGRWHEVRRLLRVHRYAREALGEDVTRAAAAGEALDRHRDAAEAAAASATAARTPRIAPATAYALGVLHADQRHEAGAARFDFRQIWLPEPAVTPR; this is encoded by the coding sequence GTGGCTCAGCCAAACCATGAATCGACGGCATGCGCGGGTGACGTGCTCGGCGCGTACCTGCGCGCCCAGGCCACCGCTTTCCTCCGCGGGCTGCGCCTGCACGAGGAAAGCGGGGCGGATGCCGCGGAGGGCAGTGATGCGGCGCGCAGCCTGCGGGGGGCTGCGCGCCGGATCAGCGGATCCCTGGCCACCTTCCGGGTGGTGACCGAGTCCTCCTGGGCGGACGGACTGCGCACCGAGCTGGTGTGGCTGTCCTCGACCCTGGCCGACGAGCACGCGTACGCCGCCCGGCTGGACCGGCTGATGGACGCGCTGCACCGGCTGTCGGGGAGCTCCGAGGTCCCGGCGCCGCGCGGCTCGGCCGGCGCGCTTACGGTGGGCTCGGCACGGGCGGGCGCGCTGCTGGAGCGCCAGCTGACCCTGGCCCGGACCCGCTCCCACTCGGCCACGCTCCAGGCACTCGGTTCCGCCCGCTTCCACGCGGTGGCGGACGCGGTCGCGGTACTCGCCTCCGAGGTCCCGTTGAACGTGGTCGCGGCCCGGGGGCGGGTGGACGACGTCCTGGTCCCCCTCGCGGCAGTGGCCGAAACCCGCCTGTCGGCCGCGGTCACGACATTGCCGCCGGCCGAGGACACGCACCCGTACAACGCGGACCACGACGGCCGCTGGCACGAGGTACGCCGCCTCCTGCGGGTCCACCGTTACGCCCGGGAAGCCCTGGGCGAGGACGTGACGCGGGCCGCGGCGGCGGGCGAGGCCCTGGACCGCCACCGCGACGCGGCCGAGGCGGCGGCCGCCTCGGCGACCGCGGCGCGCACCCCCCGCATCGCCCCGGCCACGGCGTACGCCCTGGGCGTCCTGCACGCGGACCAGCGCCACGAGGCCGGGGCCGCGCGCTTCGATTTCCGGCAGATCTGGCTCCCTGAGCCCGCGGTCACGCCGAGATAA
- a CDS encoding bifunctional metallophosphatase/5'-nucleotidase — translation MSATPQRHLRARRLTLTALAVTAGAGAMVAAALPAGAASGGGAAKSRTVDVQLLSFNDFHGTLEPPQGSSGNVTERQADGTTKAIPAGGVEYLATSLREARKGHEYSVTAAAGDMIGGSPMLSGLFHDEPTVEALNKLKLDVTSVGNHEFDEGKTELRRMAYGGCHPVEGCFEMGKEFTGSEFKYLAANVTDEKTKRPLMNPTFIWKKGDVKIGFIGVTLEGTPDVVTAEGVKGLKFGDEVETINKYAAELNKQGVKSIVALIHEGGLPASGAYNYDCDAPGAGAGISGAIVDIAKNVDPKVDALVTGHTHQAYACNIPDPAGNPRMVTSAASYGRLFTDTALTYDRQTKDIVRTPVSAPKPVNKVVTRDQPKAADMTELIQRWSALAAPVANRPQGFISADIPGRGSEAYEKPLGDLIADAQLEALAPADKGGAQLAIMNPGGIRADLAYKASGAEGDGVVTYGESYTVQPFNNLMNIVDLTGTQLITALQQQVSGPVNGPNPKILQVSKGFTYTLDMTKTGTDRIVVDSVKLNGAAIDPAKTYRVAMNEFLAGGGDGFTVLKEHKNKLVGAPDLECFNAFLAKSTATSPIAPPAPGRITVVK, via the coding sequence ATGTCAGCGACGCCACAACGGCACCTCCGCGCCCGCCGGTTGACCCTCACCGCCCTCGCCGTCACGGCCGGGGCCGGGGCGATGGTCGCCGCCGCACTGCCGGCCGGAGCCGCGAGTGGTGGCGGTGCCGCCAAGAGCCGGACCGTCGACGTGCAGCTGCTGTCGTTCAACGACTTCCACGGCACGCTCGAGCCCCCGCAGGGCTCCTCCGGCAATGTGACCGAACGTCAGGCCGACGGCACCACCAAGGCCATACCCGCGGGCGGGGTCGAGTACCTCGCGACCAGCCTGCGCGAAGCCCGCAAGGGCCACGAATACTCCGTCACCGCAGCGGCCGGTGACATGATCGGCGGCAGCCCGATGCTGTCCGGTCTCTTCCACGACGAACCCACCGTCGAGGCGCTGAACAAGCTGAAGCTGGACGTCACCAGCGTCGGTAACCACGAGTTCGACGAGGGCAAGACCGAGCTGCGCCGCATGGCGTACGGCGGCTGTCACCCGGTCGAGGGCTGCTTCGAGATGGGCAAGGAGTTCACGGGCTCCGAGTTCAAGTACCTCGCCGCGAACGTCACGGACGAGAAGACCAAGCGTCCGCTGATGAACCCCACCTTCATCTGGAAGAAGGGGGACGTGAAGATCGGCTTCATCGGCGTCACCCTTGAGGGCACTCCGGACGTCGTGACCGCCGAGGGCGTCAAGGGCCTCAAGTTCGGCGACGAGGTCGAGACGATCAACAAGTACGCCGCCGAGCTGAACAAGCAGGGCGTGAAGTCGATCGTCGCGCTGATCCACGAGGGCGGTCTGCCCGCGAGCGGCGCCTACAACTACGACTGCGACGCCCCGGGCGCCGGCGCCGGCATCTCGGGCGCGATCGTGGACATCGCCAAGAACGTGGACCCGAAGGTCGACGCCCTGGTGACCGGCCACACGCACCAGGCGTACGCCTGCAACATCCCCGACCCGGCGGGCAACCCGCGCATGGTGACCTCGGCCGCCTCCTACGGCCGGCTGTTCACGGACACCGCCCTCACCTACGACCGGCAGACCAAGGACATCGTCCGTACGCCGGTCAGCGCGCCCAAGCCGGTCAACAAGGTCGTCACCCGGGACCAGCCCAAGGCCGCGGACATGACCGAGCTGATCCAGCGCTGGAGCGCGCTGGCGGCGCCCGTCGCCAACCGCCCGCAGGGCTTCATCTCCGCGGACATCCCGGGCCGCGGCTCGGAGGCGTACGAGAAGCCGCTGGGCGACCTGATCGCCGACGCGCAGCTCGAAGCGCTGGCTCCGGCCGACAAGGGCGGCGCGCAGCTGGCCATCATGAACCCGGGCGGCATCCGTGCCGACCTCGCGTACAAGGCCTCGGGGGCCGAGGGCGACGGTGTCGTGACGTACGGCGAGTCCTACACGGTCCAGCCGTTCAACAACCTGATGAACATCGTGGACCTGACCGGCACGCAGCTGATCACCGCGCTCCAGCAGCAGGTCAGCGGGCCGGTCAACGGTCCGAACCCGAAGATCCTGCAGGTGTCGAAGGGCTTCACCTACACCCTGGACATGACGAAGACGGGTACGGACCGCATCGTCGTGGACTCGGTGAAGCTGAACGGCGCGGCGATCGACCCCGCCAAGACCTACCGGGTCGCGATGAACGAGTTCCTCGCGGGCGGCGGTGACGGCTTCACCGTCCTGAAGGAGCACAAGAACAAGCTGGTCGGCGCGCCCGACCTGGAGTGCTTCAACGCCTTCCTGGCGAAGTCGACGGCGACGAGCCCGATCGCCCCGCCGGCGCCGGGCCGGATCACGGTCGTCAAGTAA
- a CDS encoding alpha/beta fold hydrolase: MRHELKIDDRTLSYVDFGGTGRPLLALHGGMSEGLAFAGLAEHLGDTWRVIAPDQRGHGDSDRAPEYTREGYVGDAVALLDHLGLDAPVALLGYSLGGLNAYHLAAAHPGRIAALIGIDAGVEINPNTEGALFGFLRGMRYTAPTREELLGAAGPVGSLFVAQALRPLPSGEGWRLPFHPQDMLDSIEACRGDHWNAWLASTCPAVLIHGTRSQGLPQGTADAMVTRRPKTSYTPLDGDHFVPFTDPQGVHEAVAAFLSAL, encoded by the coding sequence ATGCGCCACGAGCTGAAGATCGACGACCGCACGCTGTCCTACGTGGACTTCGGCGGCACCGGCCGCCCGCTGCTCGCCCTGCACGGCGGGATGTCCGAGGGCCTCGCCTTCGCCGGCCTGGCCGAGCACCTCGGCGACACCTGGCGGGTCATCGCCCCCGACCAGCGCGGCCACGGCGACTCCGACCGCGCCCCCGAGTACACCCGCGAGGGCTACGTCGGCGACGCCGTCGCCCTGCTCGACCACCTGGGCCTCGACGCCCCCGTAGCCCTCCTCGGCTACTCCCTCGGCGGGCTCAACGCCTACCACCTGGCCGCCGCCCACCCCGGCCGGATCGCGGCCCTCATCGGCATCGACGCCGGCGTCGAGATCAACCCGAACACCGAGGGGGCCCTCTTCGGCTTCCTCCGCGGCATGCGGTACACCGCGCCCACCCGCGAGGAACTCCTCGGCGCGGCCGGGCCCGTGGGCTCCCTGTTCGTCGCCCAGGCCCTGCGCCCGCTCCCCTCCGGCGAGGGCTGGCGGCTGCCGTTCCATCCGCAGGACATGCTCGACTCCATCGAGGCCTGCCGCGGCGACCACTGGAACGCCTGGCTCGCGAGCACCTGCCCGGCCGTACTGATCCACGGGACCCGCAGCCAGGGCCTCCCGCAGGGCACGGCCGACGCGATGGTCACACGGCGCCCCAAGACCTCGTACACCCCGCTGGACGGGGACCACTTCGTGCCCTTCACCGACCCGCAGGGCGTCCACGAGGCCGTCGCGGCGTTCCTGTCGGCCCTCTGA
- the pstC gene encoding phosphate ABC transporter permease subunit PstC has product MASTTPTQTDAAPPVAKSGRSTGRAGDKIFSGLSKGSGILLLVIMASIAAFLTYRASIALSKNEGNFLTTFDWNASANPPVFGIAVLLFGTVVSSIIAMAIAVPIAVGIALFISHYAPRKLAAPLAYVVDLLAAVPSIIYGIWGALFLVPQLNGLNLWLDEYLGWTYVFDKTQVGVARSLFTVGILLAIMILPIVTSVSREVFLQVPRMNEEAALALGATRWEVIRMSVLPFGRSGVISASMLGLGRALGETMAVATVLSPSFLISFHVLNPGGGTFAQNIAAKFDEANEFGRDALIASGLVLFLLTLLVNGAARLIIARRKDFSGANA; this is encoded by the coding sequence ATGGCTTCCACCACACCCACCCAGACAGACGCGGCTCCGCCCGTCGCCAAGAGCGGAAGGTCCACCGGCCGCGCCGGTGACAAGATCTTCTCCGGGCTCTCCAAGGGATCCGGCATCCTGCTCCTGGTGATCATGGCGTCGATAGCCGCCTTCCTCACCTACCGCGCCTCGATCGCGCTGTCGAAGAACGAGGGGAACTTCCTCACCACCTTCGACTGGAACGCGTCGGCCAACCCGCCCGTCTTCGGCATCGCCGTCCTGCTCTTCGGCACCGTCGTCAGCTCGATCATCGCGATGGCCATCGCGGTTCCGATCGCTGTCGGCATCGCCCTGTTCATCTCGCACTACGCGCCGCGCAAGCTGGCCGCGCCCCTCGCCTACGTGGTCGACCTGCTGGCCGCCGTGCCGTCGATCATCTACGGCATCTGGGGCGCCCTCTTCCTCGTCCCGCAGCTGAACGGCCTGAACCTCTGGCTCGACGAGTACCTGGGCTGGACGTACGTCTTCGACAAGACCCAGGTCGGCGTCGCCCGCTCGCTCTTCACCGTCGGCATCCTGCTCGCGATCATGATCCTGCCGATCGTGACCAGCGTCAGCCGCGAGGTCTTCCTCCAGGTCCCGCGCATGAACGAGGAGGCCGCCCTGGCCCTCGGCGCGACCCGCTGGGAGGTCATCCGGATGTCGGTGCTGCCCTTCGGCCGCTCCGGTGTCATCTCCGCCTCGATGCTCGGCCTCGGCCGCGCACTCGGCGAGACCATGGCCGTCGCGACCGTCCTCTCCCCGAGCTTCCTGATCTCGTTCCACGTCCTGAACCCGGGCGGCGGCACCTTCGCGCAGAACATCGCCGCGAAGTTCGACGAGGCCAACGAGTTCGGCCGGGACGCGCTGATCGCCTCGGGTCTGGTCCTCTTCCTGCTCACCCTGCTGGTCAACGGTGCAGCTCGCCTGATCATCGCTCGCCGCAAGGACTTCTCGGGGGCGAACGCCTGA
- the pstA gene encoding phosphate ABC transporter permease PstA — MSHALQDQRPARAPKSAAPASLTRGGLPRWAPTGIAALSITLGIGIGLAFGLQSKVQWGLLAAVLFVVITYTASAVIENRRQAKDRIATSLVWVCFVLAVIPLLSLMWTTISRGLKMLDGNFLSHSMNGVTSFDEGGGVYHALLGTIEQVALATLIAAPIGLLTAVYLVEYGRGPLAKAVTFFVDVMTGIPSIVAGLFILTTWNLMLGFGPSGFAGAMALSILMMPVVVRSTEEMLKLVPNELREAALALGVPKWRVILKVVLPTAIGGIATGVMLAVARIAGETAPIMLLVFGTQLINGNPFEGAQSSLPLYIWEQYKVGSEASYDRAWGAALVLIAFVMILNLVARGIARWKAPKTGR, encoded by the coding sequence ATGAGCCACGCACTCCAGGACCAGCGGCCCGCACGGGCCCCCAAGTCCGCCGCCCCCGCCAGCCTCACGCGAGGCGGCCTGCCCCGCTGGGCACCGACCGGCATCGCGGCCCTCTCGATCACCCTCGGCATCGGCATCGGCCTCGCCTTCGGCCTGCAGAGCAAGGTCCAGTGGGGCCTGCTTGCGGCCGTCCTGTTCGTCGTCATCACGTACACCGCGAGCGCGGTGATCGAGAACCGGCGTCAGGCCAAGGACCGCATCGCGACCTCCCTGGTGTGGGTCTGCTTCGTCCTCGCCGTCATCCCGCTGCTCTCGCTGATGTGGACCACGATCAGCCGCGGCCTCAAGATGCTCGACGGGAACTTCCTCAGTCACTCCATGAACGGCGTGACCAGCTTCGACGAGGGCGGCGGCGTCTACCACGCCCTGCTCGGCACCATCGAACAGGTCGCCCTGGCCACCCTGATCGCGGCTCCGATCGGCCTGCTGACCGCCGTCTACCTGGTCGAGTACGGCCGGGGCCCGCTCGCCAAGGCCGTGACCTTCTTCGTCGACGTCATGACCGGCATCCCCTCCATCGTCGCGGGCCTGTTCATCCTGACGACCTGGAACCTGATGCTCGGCTTCGGCCCCTCCGGCTTCGCCGGCGCCATGGCCCTGTCGATCCTGATGATGCCCGTCGTGGTCCGCTCCACCGAGGAGATGCTCAAGCTCGTCCCGAACGAGCTGCGCGAGGCCGCCCTCGCCCTCGGCGTACCGAAGTGGCGCGTGATCCTCAAGGTCGTGCTCCCCACCGCCATCGGCGGCATCGCCACCGGTGTCATGCTGGCCGTGGCCCGCATCGCCGGTGAGACCGCGCCGATCATGCTGCTGGTCTTCGGTACCCAGCTGATCAACGGCAACCCCTTCGAAGGCGCGCAGTCCTCGCTCCCGCTGTACATCTGGGAGCAGTACAAGGTCGGCAGTGAAGCCTCCTACGACCGGGCATGGGGCGCAGCGCTCGTCCTGATCGCCTTCGTCATGATCCTCAATCTGGTGGCCCGCGGCATCGCCCGCTGGAAGGCCCCGAAGACCGGTCGCTGA
- the mshD gene encoding mycothiol synthase, producing the protein MTDAAAAALEPGRQIETLDELTEEQAEAVLALIEDAARTDGTTAVSEQGRLQLRGGPREGIRHFLLTESGRLAGYGQLEDTDPVEAPAAELVIHPALRGRGHGRALGTALLAASGKRIRVWAHGGKSAARHLAQVLGLTLFRELRQLRRPLGPDAGPLPEPVFPAGVTVRTFVPGTDDAAWLAANAAAFAHHPEQGALTQRDLGDRIAQPWFDAKGFFLAEREGELVGFHWTKIHTAEQLGEVYVVGVRPGAQGGGLGKALTAIGLRHLAAAGLPTAMLYVDADNPAALAVYEGLGFTTHEVDLMYRTES; encoded by the coding sequence ATGACTGACGCAGCAGCAGCGGCCCTGGAGCCGGGACGGCAGATCGAGACCCTCGACGAGCTGACGGAAGAACAGGCAGAAGCCGTGCTCGCCCTGATCGAGGACGCGGCGCGTACCGACGGGACCACGGCCGTGTCCGAGCAGGGGCGGCTCCAGCTGCGCGGAGGGCCGCGCGAGGGCATCCGGCACTTCCTGCTCACCGAGAGCGGCCGGCTCGCCGGATACGGGCAACTGGAGGACACCGACCCGGTGGAGGCCCCGGCCGCCGAGCTCGTCATCCACCCGGCGCTGCGCGGGCGGGGCCACGGACGGGCGCTCGGCACGGCCCTGCTGGCCGCCTCCGGCAAGCGGATCCGGGTGTGGGCCCACGGCGGCAAGTCGGCCGCCCGGCACCTGGCCCAGGTGCTCGGCCTGACCCTCTTCCGCGAGCTGCGCCAGCTGCGCCGGCCGCTCGGCCCGGACGCGGGCCCGCTGCCGGAGCCGGTGTTCCCGGCGGGTGTCACCGTACGGACCTTCGTGCCCGGCACCGACGACGCGGCCTGGCTCGCGGCGAACGCGGCCGCCTTCGCCCACCACCCCGAGCAGGGCGCGCTGACCCAGCGGGACCTGGGCGACCGGATCGCCCAGCCGTGGTTCGACGCCAAGGGCTTCTTCCTCGCCGAGCGCGAGGGAGAGCTGGTCGGCTTCCACTGGACGAAGATCCACACGGCCGAGCAGCTGGGCGAGGTCTACGTGGTCGGCGTACGCCCCGGCGCCCAGGGCGGCGGCCTCGGCAAGGCCCTCACGGCGATCGGCCTGCGCCACCTCGCCGCGGCGGGCCTGCCGACGGCGATGCTGTATGTGGACGCTGACAACCCGGCGGCCCTCGCCGTCTACGAGGGCCTCGGCTTCACCACCCACGAGGTCGACCTGATGTACCGCACGGAGAGCTGA